Proteins encoded in a region of the Acidobacteriota bacterium genome:
- a CDS encoding ABC transporter ATP-binding protein, giving the protein MAFAEAAISIRGLRKSYGALEAVRGVDLEIRRGEIFGIIGPDGAGKTSIFQILGGVMAATAGTATVYGQTARDARSLIGYLTQTFSLYQDLSVAENLRYVGQLRKLRNREINERGNQYLKLFDMDRFTDRLAGKLSGGMKQKLALACALITEPKLLLLDEPTTGVDPVSRREFWDTLAGLSADGMTIVVATPYLDEAERCTRAALMHDGAIHQIGTPAEIREGLGLHRLEVRASKLSQAEEVLGKVAEIDDVQRFGDRLDLMVKDLKLGEALTRKTLGASDIEVLEIGSGLPTLENAFVSILRDLNGEPNASPFPQRRQFRERDPGAIAIGARHLHKRFGGFHAVKDVNIEVKYGEIYGLLGANGAGKTTTIKILCGLLAPSDGEMELAGEQGSLRSSFLRRRIGYMSQKFSLYDDLTINDNLEFFAGVYQVPPEEREEKKRWVLEFSGLEGRGQMLTGELPGGWKQRVAFGAAIMHEPSVLFLDEPTSGVDPLARRAFWRMINQLADRGVAVLVTTHYLEEAEQCNRLGFMVAGELVAEGTPSGIKAAQTGHLIELITDQPQHAADLLKTEMDRWRVSLFGDRLHVIVDEDAKAGIGRLRQRLGGNGIAVTSAHEERFSLEDVFIAIVEQARKEGKVAALE; this is encoded by the coding sequence ATGGCCTTCGCCGAAGCTGCCATCAGCATTCGCGGATTGCGGAAAAGCTACGGCGCGCTGGAAGCCGTGCGCGGCGTTGATCTGGAAATCCGGCGCGGCGAAATCTTCGGCATCATCGGGCCGGACGGCGCAGGCAAAACTTCGATCTTTCAGATTCTGGGCGGCGTGATGGCTGCAACCGCAGGCACGGCGACGGTGTACGGGCAAACGGCGCGCGATGCGCGTTCGCTGATCGGATACCTGACGCAAACGTTCAGCCTGTATCAGGACTTGAGTGTTGCAGAAAACCTGCGCTACGTCGGCCAGTTGCGAAAGCTGCGCAACCGGGAAATCAACGAGCGCGGCAATCAGTATCTGAAGTTGTTTGATATGGATCGGTTCACAGATCGGTTGGCGGGCAAACTCAGCGGCGGCATGAAGCAAAAACTGGCGCTGGCGTGTGCGCTGATTACCGAACCGAAGCTGTTGTTGCTGGACGAACCGACGACGGGCGTTGATCCGGTTTCGCGCCGCGAATTCTGGGACACGCTCGCAGGGCTGTCGGCGGACGGCATGACCATCGTCGTTGCCACGCCATACCTCGACGAAGCCGAACGCTGCACGCGCGCCGCGTTGATGCACGACGGCGCGATTCATCAAATCGGCACGCCCGCCGAAATTCGCGAAGGCTTGGGATTGCATCGGCTGGAAGTTCGCGCATCAAAGCTTAGTCAGGCAGAAGAAGTGTTGGGCAAGGTGGCGGAAATTGACGACGTGCAGCGATTTGGTGACAGGTTGGATTTGATGGTCAAGGATTTGAAGCTTGGCGAAGCGTTGACGCGAAAGACGCTGGGCGCGTCGGACATTGAAGTGCTGGAAATCGGCAGCGGCTTGCCGACATTGGAAAACGCCTTTGTTTCGATCCTGCGCGATTTGAACGGCGAACCGAACGCTTCGCCGTTTCCGCAGCGGCGGCAATTTCGCGAGCGCGATCCCGGCGCAATCGCCATCGGCGCGCGGCATTTGCACAAACGCTTCGGCGGTTTTCACGCCGTCAAAGACGTCAACATCGAAGTCAAATACGGCGAAATTTACGGCTTGCTGGGAGCGAACGGCGCGGGCAAAACCACGACGATCAAAATCCTGTGCGGTTTGCTCGCTCCATCGGATGGCGAAATGGAACTGGCCGGAGAGCAGGGAAGTTTGCGCTCCAGCTTTCTGCGCCGCCGCATTGGCTATATGTCGCAGAAGTTTTCGCTCTACGACGATTTGACGATCAATGACAACCTGGAATTTTTCGCGGGCGTGTATCAGGTCCCGCCCGAAGAGCGCGAAGAAAAGAAACGCTGGGTGTTGGAATTTTCCGGTTTGGAAGGCCGCGGGCAAATGCTGACAGGCGAATTGCCCGGCGGTTGGAAACAACGCGTAGCTTTTGGCGCGGCGATCATGCACGAACCGAGCGTGCTCTTTCTGGACGAACCGACTTCGGGCGTTGACCCGCTGGCGCGCCGCGCGTTCTGGCGAATGATCAACCAACTGGCGGATCGAGGCGTCGCCGTGCTGGTCACGACGCATTACCTGGAAGAAGCCGAACAGTGCAACCGGCTGGGGTTTATGGTCGCGGGTGAACTGGTTGCCGAAGGCACGCCGAGCGGAATCAAAGCCGCGCAAACTGGCCACTTGATCGAATTGATTACCGATCAACCGCAACACGCGGCGGATTTGCTGAAAACCGAAATGGATCGTTGGCGCGTGTCGCTGTTCGGCGACCGGTTGCACGTGATCGTGGATGAAGACGCGAAGGCGGGAATCGGCCGTTTGCGGCAACGCCTGGGCGGAAACGGCATTGCGGTGACCAGTGCACACGAAGAGCGATTTTCGCTGGAAGACGTTTTCATCGCCATCGTCGAACAGGCCAGAAAAGAAGGCAAAGTGGCCGCGCTAGAGTAG